A single genomic interval of Coregonus clupeaformis isolate EN_2021a unplaced genomic scaffold, ASM2061545v1 scaf0777, whole genome shotgun sequence harbors:
- the LOC123485642 gene encoding zinc finger protein 420-like yields MLLLIRGSSGEPQQHDADEAERSLSRSEHLKKNHLIPTGKKSHCCSDCGKRCKFSSELKIHQRVHTGEKPYSCDQCGRSFTRSSYLIVHLRTHTGEKPYNCSDCGKTFVNLIDLKSHQRTHTGEKSPYSCTQCGKSFTRSSSLIVHQRTHTGEKLYSCDQCGKSFTQSSSLIVHQRTHTGEKPYSGTQCGKSFVASCDLTIHQRTHTGEKRYCCDQCGKIFTRSSTLIVHQRTHTGEKPYSCTQCGKSFVASCYLMIHQRTHTGEKPYSCDQCGKSFTQSSSLIVHQRTHTGEKPYSCTQCGKSFVASCYLTIHKRTHTGEKLYSCDQCGKSFPQSSSLIAHQRTHTGEKPYSCDQCEKSFTQSSSLIVHQRTHTGEKPYSCTQCGKSFVASCLLTRHQRTHTGEKPYSCTQCGKSFVRSSHLTRHQRTHTGEKLYSRR; encoded by the exons atgttactactaat tcgtggatcctctggggagcctcaacaacatgatgctgacgaggcagaaaggtctctctccagatcagaacaccttaaGAAAAACCATCTGATACCCACtgggaagaaatctcactgctgctctgactgtgggaaacgtTGCAAGTTTTCATCAGAACTTAAAATACACCAgcgagtacacacaggagagaaaccttatagctgtgatcaatgtgggaggagttttactcggtcaagctacctgatagtacatctgagaacacacacaggagagaaaccttacaactgctctgactgcggaaagacttttgttaatttaatagatttaaaatcacaccagagaacacacacaggagagaaatcaccatatagctgtactcaatgtgggaagagttttactcggtcaagctccctgatagtgcaccagagaacacacacaggagagaaactttatagctgtgatcaatgtgggaagagttttactcagtcaagctccctgatagtgcaccagagaacacacacaggagaaaaacctTATAGcggtactcaatgtgggaagagttttgttgcATCTTGCGATCTGacgatacaccagagaacacacacaggagaaaaacgttattgctgtgatcaatgtgggaagattTTTACTCGGTCAAGCaccctgatagtgcaccagagaacacacacaggagaaaaaccttatagctgtactcaatgtgggaagagttttgttgcATCTTGCTATCTGatgatacaccagagaacacacacaggagagaaaccttatagctgtgatcaatgtgggaagagttttactcagtcaagctccctgatagtgcaccagagaacacacacaggagagaaaccttatagctgtactcaatgtgggaagagttttgttgcATCTTGCTATCTGACGatacacaagagaacacacacaggagagaaactttatagctgtgatcaatgtgggaagagttttcctcagtcaagctccctgatagcgcaccagagaacacacacaggagagaaaccttatagctgtgatcaatgtgagaagagttttactcagtcaagctccctgatagtgcaccagagaacacacacaggagagaaaccttatagctgtactcaatgtgggaagagttttgttgcATCTTGCCTTCTGACgagacaccagagaacacacacaggagagaaaccttacagctgtactcaatgtgggaagagttttgttagATCTAGCCATCTGACgagacaccagagaacacacacaggagagaaactctATAGCAGGAGATAA